From the Desulfosarcina sp. BuS5 genome, one window contains:
- a CDS encoding response regulator: MEKMMSENAAKKNQTDSEKSGNPEPIRLLLVDDEKGFANVISKRLRKRNIDVATTYSGAEAIKVLRKKKFDVAVLDLKMEDMNGIEVLKIFKTMAPDLSVVMLTGHGSEEAARDGIALGAVDYLTKPCDFGELVDKIQEAFKIRKEKIINEKGLNREK, translated from the coding sequence ATGGAAAAGATGATGTCAGAGAATGCAGCAAAAAAGAATCAGACTGATTCGGAAAAATCCGGCAACCCTGAACCGATCAGGCTTCTCCTTGTAGATGATGAGAAGGGGTTTGCAAATGTTATTTCAAAAAGATTGCGAAAAAGAAATATTGATGTAGCTACGACTTACAGCGGCGCTGAAGCCATTAAGGTGCTCAGGAAAAAAAAATTTGATGTGGCTGTTTTGGATCTGAAGATGGAGGATATGAATGGGATTGAAGTTTTAAAGATATTCAAGACCATGGCTCCGGATCTTTCCGTGGTCATGCTAACCGGTCACGGTTCCGAAGAGGCGGCCAGGGACGGGATTGCCTTGGGGGCTGTAGATTACCTGACCAAGCCGTGTGATTTCGGAGAACTTGTCGATAAGATTCAGGAAGCCTTTAAGATAAGGAAAGAAAAAATAATAAATGAAAAGGGATTGAACAGGGAGAAATAA
- a CDS encoding response regulator, which yields MVKIPTKILLVDDEKDLIEMLSLRLQETGEKVKSAYSGQECLETLDKNNIDVVILDIKMPGMDGIETLKEIKKRFPLVEVIMLTGHGSTETAVEGMKLGAFDYLLKPADFSDLSQKLEAARKRKDEQEDRIRMAEAKSLLRKTGGS from the coding sequence ATGGTTAAAATACCGACCAAAATACTTTTAGTTGATGACGAGAAAGATTTGATTGAGATGCTTTCCTTAAGGCTGCAGGAGACGGGAGAAAAGGTTAAATCAGCTTATAGCGGCCAGGAATGCCTCGAAACTTTAGATAAAAACAATATTGATGTTGTTATCCTGGATATCAAGATGCCCGGTATGGATGGCATTGAAACGCTCAAAGAGATCAAGAAAAGATTTCCCCTTGTTGAGGTCATCATGTTGACCGGCCATGGCAGCACTGAAACCGCTGTGGAAGGGATGAAGTTAGGAGCTTTTGATTATCTGTTAAAACCCGCCGATTTCAGTGATTTGTCTCAAAAACTGGAGGCCGCCAGAAAGAGAAAGGATGAACAGGAAGATCGTATCAGGATGGCGGAAGCAAAATCTCTTTTAAGAAAAACCGGCGGATCATGA
- a CDS encoding hybrid sensor histidine kinase/response regulator: protein MRTDITVNSNIRLLLVDDEEDFRKTIAKRLKKRGFAPEEAGSGNECLALLENKAVDIVVLDVKMPGMDGIETLRHIKEKFSETEVILLTGHAVTSDGISGIKSGAFDYLSKPIEFEHLLSKIKQAYNKIIREEEKRKDAEFRASMEQQMIATERLASLGTLSAGVAHEINNPLAIINESVGWMRLILQKDELAEMPRKKDFEKALGKIEKGVDRARKITHQLLETVRKNNSVFTQVDLKELAREAVELLGQETKNRNIQFFYEMEESACTIWSDPYQVRQVLINLLTNAAHSMDTGGEITIILKADVDDIVLTVRDTGTGIPKENLDKIFEPFFSTKSPGQGTGLGLFVTRSIINKLGGRIEVESRLGHGTSFNITLPKYYEI, encoded by the coding sequence ATGCGAACAGATATAACAGTAAATAGCAATATCCGCCTGCTGCTTGTGGATGATGAAGAAGATTTTAGGAAAACAATTGCAAAACGTCTGAAAAAAAGAGGCTTTGCTCCCGAAGAAGCAGGAAGCGGGAATGAGTGCCTGGCCCTTCTGGAAAATAAAGCCGTTGATATAGTTGTGCTGGATGTAAAGATGCCCGGCATGGATGGCATTGAGACCCTGCGTCATATAAAAGAAAAGTTTTCTGAAACAGAGGTTATACTTTTAACTGGTCATGCGGTAACATCTGACGGTATATCGGGAATCAAGTCCGGAGCCTTTGATTATTTGAGCAAGCCGATAGAGTTTGAGCATTTACTAAGCAAAATCAAACAAGCTTATAATAAAATAATACGGGAAGAAGAAAAACGTAAAGACGCAGAATTCCGAGCCAGCATGGAGCAGCAGATGATAGCTACCGAGAGGCTGGCTTCGCTGGGAACTTTATCGGCTGGCGTGGCTCATGAAATCAATAATCCCCTGGCGATCATCAATGAATCAGTCGGATGGATGAGGCTTATTTTACAAAAGGATGAATTGGCGGAGATGCCCCGCAAAAAAGATTTTGAAAAAGCCCTGGGCAAGATTGAAAAGGGTGTCGACCGGGCCAGGAAAATAACCCACCAGCTTTTGGAGACTGTCAGGAAAAACAATTCGGTATTTACCCAGGTTGACCTTAAGGAATTGGCTAGGGAAGCTGTGGAACTCCTGGGGCAGGAGACCAAAAACAGAAATATTCAATTTTTTTATGAAATGGAAGAATCGGCCTGCACTATCTGGAGCGACCCATATCAGGTCCGGCAGGTTTTGATCAACCTGCTGACAAATGCCGCGCATTCCATGGATACAGGGGGCGAAATTACCATAATACTTAAAGCTGATGTAGATGATATAGTTTTGACTGTTCGTGATACCGGAACCGGTATTCCGAAAGAGAATCTTGACAAGATTTTCGAGCCGTTTTTCAGCACAAAAAGTCCGGGTCAGGGCACAGGCCTGGGGCTGTTTGTTACTAGGAGTATTATTAATAAACTTGGCGGCCGGATTGAGGTGGAGAGCCGACTGGGGCACGGAACGAGTTTTAATATAACTCTACCTAAATATTATGAAATATAG
- a CDS encoding SLC13 family permease: MFLKTKEFQLCIAVLLGIIILLLPRPEGTKFKITGDENKVLFQNINEYFTFEPEKEGVAGEYIIKSKNPGTPEATGDFLKEQASELGIEGLQVYYVDGLSPRAKRFLAVLIVLVFMFVAEPIPLEITAICIGVLLVVMNICDVKQAWAPYMHPVVVFIMCCLIFAITLDKAGITKRLGYFIIKMAGSSVTKFTFIIAIGLGISSSFMHDAAACAIGIVTMLPLMKAVGIEPHSRTAKFMLLSLPFACSCGGMGSLMGGGRCMVAAAFLKEFTGVEITFFDWIKYAMPLAIITVPVAVCLVYMVFRPDPKFKLPEFDEKLGPWTAVEKKTLIIIGLTLAFWFTKGLHGIHYSVTGMLGVTALVLFRVLKWEDINDNLEWGTSLFIFGGGISLGLAMGYSGAANYFANLFFPLVQGGGWLLLFAGVAVFGALVTNAMANVAAAALILPIVIPMAQLEGVDPRVLALCLGTATSFAMLLVIGCPPNAIAYSYRYFKSSDLTKVGAVATPVLLVILILAASIWWKFLGLI; encoded by the coding sequence ATGTTTTTAAAAACCAAGGAGTTTCAGCTTTGTATAGCGGTTTTACTGGGAATTATTATTTTATTGTTGCCTAGACCCGAGGGAACAAAATTCAAGATAACCGGCGATGAAAACAAAGTGTTATTTCAAAATATTAATGAATACTTTACTTTTGAGCCGGAAAAAGAAGGAGTTGCGGGAGAATATATTATAAAGTCAAAAAATCCCGGCACTCCCGAGGCGACCGGAGATTTTCTCAAGGAGCAGGCATCAGAATTAGGAATAGAGGGGCTTCAGGTATATTATGTCGATGGCCTTTCCCCCAGGGCGAAAAGATTTCTGGCCGTACTTATAGTCCTGGTTTTCATGTTTGTTGCCGAACCGATACCCCTTGAAATTACAGCAATATGTATAGGTGTTTTACTGGTAGTCATGAACATCTGCGATGTCAAACAGGCCTGGGCCCCGTACATGCACCCGGTGGTTGTTTTTATAATGTGCTGCCTGATATTTGCCATTACGCTGGATAAGGCCGGTATTACGAAACGCCTGGGGTATTTTATAATCAAGATGGCCGGAAGCAGTGTAACCAAGTTCACATTCATTATCGCCATAGGTCTGGGAATATCATCTTCTTTTATGCATGATGCGGCAGCATGCGCCATAGGGATCGTAACAATGCTGCCACTGATGAAAGCTGTCGGTATTGAACCCCATTCCAGGACAGCCAAGTTTATGTTGCTTTCCCTGCCCTTCGCATGTTCCTGTGGAGGTATGGGGAGTTTAATGGGAGGCGGCCGATGTATGGTGGCGGCAGCTTTTCTAAAGGAGTTTACAGGTGTTGAAATCACTTTTTTTGACTGGATAAAGTATGCCATGCCGCTGGCCATAATTACAGTGCCCGTTGCAGTCTGTTTGGTATATATGGTTTTCCGGCCCGATCCTAAATTCAAGCTGCCTGAATTTGATGAGAAACTGGGTCCCTGGACTGCTGTTGAAAAAAAGACTCTTATTATTATAGGTCTGACCCTTGCATTCTGGTTTACCAAGGGCCTTCACGGCATACATTATTCTGTAACCGGTATGCTGGGCGTTACTGCTTTAGTCTTGTTCCGCGTTCTGAAATGGGAAGATATCAATGACAACCTCGAATGGGGGACATCTCTCTTTATTTTTGGCGGAGGTATATCTCTTGGTCTGGCAATGGGTTATTCAGGCGCGGCCAATTATTTTGCCAACCTTTTTTTCCCGTTAGTTCAGGGCGGAGGCTGGCTGCTTCTATTTGCAGGTGTGGCTGTTTTTGGAGCCCTGGTTACAAACGCCATGGCGAATGTTGCTGCTGCTGCGCTGATATTGCCGATTGTTATCCCCATGGCGCAGCTGGAAGGAGTAGATCCCAGGGTGCTGGCTTTATGCCTCGGAACAGCGACATCTTTTGCCATGCTGCTGGTAATCGGCTGTCCGCCGAATGCCATTGCATACAGTTATCGATATTTTAAATCATCCGATCTTACCAAGGTCGGCGCTGTCGCTACACCTGTTTTACTCGTGATTCTTATTCTGGCTGCATCAATCTGGTGGAAGTTTTTGGGGCTGATATAA
- a CDS encoding bifunctional acetate--CoA ligase family protein/GNAT family N-acetyltransferase codes for MGVENINRMFQPKSVAVVGASERPGSIGNALMRNLIKSEFSGTVYPVNPNHKTIWKHPAYPSVQDIKASIDLVIISTPIVTAPQIVRCCVDSEAGGVVIISAGGKETGTSGKKIEAAIKKEIKHSGLRVIGPNCLGIVCGKAALNASFASHMPLKGKMAFISQSGAICTSILDLSIKEQFGFSYFISLGSMLDVDFGDMIDYLGGDPEVSSIVMYIEGLNRFRNFMSAARAVSRVKPIVALKSGRTRAGAKAAASHTGSMAGEDTVYDAAFRRAGIVRVKTFEELFDCAELLAKQPRPRGSGLAVITNAGGPGVMAADALADYGIEPAALLPETAIKLEAILPSYWNCGNPIDILGDAAAERYNKVVEICLNAREINGLLIMLSPVAQVDPADIAESIIGLLGGKKIPVITSWIGGSYVEAGRKIFNKAGIPTFDTPERAIRAFMDLDLYAKNIEMLQEIPSKFPKKLEFDRKKAKELVNNKIEAGEFNMTEIDSLSLLEAYGIPVNPAIKALSAKEAGDKAEATGFPVVIKINSKDISHKTDAGGIALNIKNKAEAIDSFANIMRNAKEYNPEAVIEGVTIQPMVNDVDYELILGAKKDHDFGPVILFGMGGTLTEVIKDMAIALPPINRLLARRLMEQTKVYSILQGFRSRPPADLVFIEEILIRLSQMVTDIAEIEELDINPLVIKQGKICAVDARVILKPADIPAPFHLVISPYPNQHEEIITHPKLGELLIRPIRPDDATLLENLFNTLSPQSVYHRFFGYLKRLPHSMLARFTQIDYDREIAFVALSNTKDGEIMLGAARVITQINRKHAEFAVLVGDPWQGKGIGAELLKRCLAIAREHGIEKVWGMVLYENTQMLSLSKKIGFTIKKNPGAGVYELNLELGKAKL; via the coding sequence ATGGGTGTAGAGAATATAAACAGGATGTTTCAACCGAAATCCGTCGCTGTAGTAGGCGCCAGCGAGAGACCTGGTAGTATCGGAAATGCGCTCATGCGGAATTTAATCAAGAGTGAATTTTCAGGAACTGTTTATCCGGTCAATCCGAACCATAAAACAATCTGGAAGCATCCCGCCTACCCATCGGTTCAGGATATTAAAGCATCAATAGATCTTGTTATAATTTCCACTCCGATTGTTACAGCGCCGCAAATTGTGAGGTGCTGCGTAGACTCTGAGGCAGGGGGTGTGGTTATTATTTCGGCCGGTGGGAAAGAAACCGGGACCAGTGGCAAAAAAATAGAAGCTGCCATAAAAAAAGAGATAAAGCATAGCGGGCTTCGTGTTATCGGCCCTAATTGTCTTGGAATAGTCTGCGGTAAAGCGGCCTTGAATGCCAGCTTCGCAAGTCACATGCCTCTGAAAGGCAAGATGGCATTTATTTCCCAGAGCGGCGCTATCTGTACCTCAATACTCGATCTTTCAATCAAGGAACAGTTTGGGTTCAGCTATTTTATAAGCCTCGGTTCAATGCTGGATGTCGATTTTGGAGATATGATTGATTACCTGGGTGGTGATCCTGAGGTCAGTAGTATCGTAATGTATATTGAAGGCCTTAACCGTTTCAGAAATTTTATGAGCGCTGCGCGCGCTGTATCGCGGGTTAAGCCGATTGTTGCGCTCAAATCAGGACGCACCCGGGCCGGCGCAAAAGCTGCGGCATCGCATACCGGGTCCATGGCCGGAGAGGATACTGTTTATGATGCTGCCTTCAGGCGCGCCGGTATTGTAAGGGTTAAAACCTTTGAGGAACTATTCGATTGCGCCGAATTACTTGCCAAACAGCCCAGGCCCAGGGGTTCGGGACTTGCTGTGATTACCAATGCCGGCGGTCCCGGGGTAATGGCCGCCGATGCCCTTGCTGATTACGGTATTGAACCTGCCGCTTTACTCCCTGAAACCGCTATAAAACTCGAAGCAATCCTGCCATCATACTGGAATTGCGGAAACCCTATTGATATTTTAGGTGATGCGGCAGCTGAAAGATATAATAAGGTTGTAGAGATATGTTTAAATGCCAGGGAGATTAACGGCCTGTTAATAATGCTTTCTCCTGTGGCCCAGGTTGATCCCGCAGATATTGCCGAATCAATTATCGGTCTTCTTGGAGGAAAAAAAATTCCTGTTATAACTTCATGGATAGGCGGGAGCTATGTTGAGGCCGGCCGGAAAATTTTTAACAAAGCCGGTATCCCGACTTTTGACACGCCGGAGAGGGCGATAAGAGCCTTTATGGATCTTGATCTATATGCGAAAAATATTGAAATGCTCCAGGAGATACCATCCAAGTTTCCCAAGAAACTGGAATTTGACCGTAAAAAGGCGAAGGAACTGGTTAATAATAAAATAGAAGCCGGAGAATTTAATATGACGGAAATTGATTCCCTATCGCTCCTTGAGGCATATGGAATTCCTGTTAATCCCGCCATAAAAGCCCTATCCGCAAAAGAGGCTGGGGATAAAGCCGAAGCAACCGGATTTCCTGTTGTTATTAAAATCAATTCAAAAGATATAAGCCATAAGACAGATGCAGGGGGTATAGCTTTAAATATAAAAAACAAGGCTGAAGCCATAGATTCGTTTGCTAATATTATGCGCAATGCAAAGGAATACAACCCTGAAGCCGTAATTGAAGGGGTGACGATACAGCCCATGGTTAACGATGTGGACTATGAACTTATCCTGGGCGCAAAAAAAGACCATGATTTCGGACCGGTTATCCTTTTCGGCATGGGGGGCACCCTGACAGAGGTAATTAAAGATATGGCCATTGCCCTGCCTCCCATTAATCGACTGCTGGCCAGGAGGCTGATGGAACAGACCAAGGTCTATTCCATTCTGCAAGGATTCAGGAGCCGCCCTCCTGCTGATTTGGTCTTTATTGAAGAAATTCTTATCCGTTTATCCCAGATGGTTACAGATATTGCCGAAATCGAGGAGCTCGATATAAATCCCCTTGTTATTAAACAAGGAAAAATCTGCGCTGTTGATGCCCGTGTTATTTTGAAACCTGCGGATATCCCGGCTCCATTTCATCTTGTTATAAGTCCATACCCCAATCAGCATGAGGAGATTATTACGCATCCAAAGCTTGGTGAGCTGTTAATACGACCCATAAGACCCGATGATGCTACGCTGCTTGAAAATCTTTTTAATACGCTTTCTCCCCAGAGTGTATACCATCGGTTTTTCGGATACCTGAAGCGTCTTCCTCACAGCATGCTGGCAAGGTTTACCCAGATAGACTATGACAGGGAAATAGCTTTTGTAGCTCTCAGCAATACGAAAGACGGTGAAATAATGTTGGGAGCCGCCCGGGTTATCACCCAGATTAATCGCAAGCATGCCGAGTTTGCCGTTCTGGTGGGAGATCCATGGCAGGGCAAAGGTATAGGAGCGGAATTGCTCAAACGCTGCCTGGCAATTGCAAGAGAACATGGGATAGAAAAGGTCTGGGGGATGGTGCTTTATGAAAATACCCAGATGTTGTCTTTGAGCAAAAAAATCGGCTTTACAATAAAAAAGAATCCAGGGGCCGGTGTTTATGAATTAAACCTGGAACTCGGGAAGGCTAAATTATAA
- a CDS encoding PAS domain-containing sensor histidine kinase: MKPNKKSDNVYYQSLGRKVIFQITIMSLIPIFIVSCIILFQFQKANHKKVHAHLVELVLKHKQNIDSFLTEKLNDIQVVSKLFSYPDLSNELFLENKLALLRQGFDAVFVDLGVIDDKGLQVAYAGPFKLLKADYSKAEWFTNAIHSRYFISDVFLGLREHPHFIIAVRQKWEGRYWILRATIDFKAFNSLVKNLRIGKTGFAFIINKKGDFQTKSFFDSTASKENILNFLKCCMNNECEDYVFERTDDSGTDKIYVASFLKNGDWLLLYQQDAGDAFSDFNHARNIAVMLILVTVLCVILYAVLFSKNVVRRIKKSDTESQAMNEKVIETGKLATVGELAAGIAHEINNPVAIMVEEAGWIEDLLEEEEFEESENFDEFQRALKQINTQGKRCKEITHKLLSFARKTDSRITELQVNELLEDMVALSAQRAKYSNVEINTILDNDLPEIRLSHSEMQQVFLNLINNALDAMENKGGILNIESRLSDDYVEIKISDNGAGIPAANLERIFDPFFTTKPVGKGTGLGLSICYGIIKKMGGDIEAESLIDVGTTFKIKLPFDKKSSCIDGKDDVRECSKKESD, encoded by the coding sequence ATGAAACCCAACAAAAAATCCGACAATGTTTATTACCAGTCGCTTGGCAGGAAAGTGATTTTTCAAATCACCATAATGTCACTCATCCCGATTTTTATAGTCAGTTGTATTATTCTTTTTCAGTTTCAGAAAGCAAATCATAAGAAAGTTCACGCCCATTTAGTAGAACTTGTATTAAAGCATAAACAGAATATCGATAGCTTTTTGACTGAAAAATTGAATGATATCCAGGTAGTATCAAAATTATTTTCCTATCCTGACTTAAGTAATGAATTATTTTTAGAAAATAAACTGGCCTTGCTGCGCCAGGGATTTGATGCAGTCTTTGTGGATTTGGGGGTGATTGACGACAAGGGTCTTCAGGTTGCTTATGCAGGGCCGTTTAAGCTGCTGAAAGCCGATTATTCAAAAGCTGAATGGTTTACAAATGCTATTCACAGCCGATATTTTATCAGCGATGTTTTTTTAGGTTTGCGTGAGCATCCCCATTTTATCATTGCGGTCAGGCAGAAGTGGGAAGGCAGATACTGGATTTTAAGGGCCACCATCGATTTTAAAGCATTCAACTCATTAGTGAAAAATCTCCGTATAGGAAAAACAGGATTTGCGTTTATAATTAATAAAAAAGGAGATTTTCAAACAAAATCATTTTTCGACTCTACGGCCAGCAAGGAAAATATTTTAAACTTTTTAAAGTGCTGCATGAATAACGAATGTGAAGACTATGTTTTTGAAAGAACCGATGATTCAGGTACTGACAAGATATATGTGGCATCATTCCTCAAAAATGGCGACTGGCTTCTGTTGTATCAGCAGGACGCAGGGGATGCTTTTTCCGACTTTAACCACGCCCGAAATATTGCCGTAATGTTAATATTGGTAACTGTCCTATGCGTTATTCTTTATGCCGTTTTGTTCTCAAAAAATGTAGTCAGACGGATTAAAAAATCCGACACTGAAAGTCAGGCAATGAATGAGAAGGTAATAGAAACCGGCAAACTGGCAACTGTAGGTGAATTGGCGGCCGGGATTGCCCATGAAATCAACAACCCTGTTGCTATTATGGTTGAAGAAGCGGGCTGGATAGAAGATCTGCTGGAGGAAGAGGAATTTGAAGAATCCGAGAATTTCGATGAATTTCAAAGGGCTCTGAAGCAGATCAATACCCAGGGAAAACGCTGCAAGGAGATAACCCATAAATTATTGAGTTTTGCAAGAAAAACCGATAGCAGAATTACTGAGTTGCAAGTAAATGAACTTCTTGAAGATATGGTTGCGCTTTCAGCGCAAAGAGCTAAATACAGCAATGTTGAAATTAATACGATTTTAGATAATGATCTGCCGGAAATACGTTTGTCCCATTCGGAAATGCAACAGGTATTTCTTAATCTGATAAATAATGCCCTTGATGCCATGGAGAATAAGGGCGGAATTCTCAACATAGAGAGCAGACTGTCAGACGATTATGTTGAGATAAAAATCTCGGATAACGGTGCAGGAATTCCGGCCGCCAATCTTGAAAGAATATTTGATCCTTTTTTTACAACCAAACCTGTTGGTAAAGGTACCGGCCTGGGGCTTTCTATTTGTTACGGTATCATAAAAAAAATGGGCGGTGACATAGAAGCCGAGAGCTTAATAGATGTGGGAACAACATTTAAGATTAAATTACCTTTTGACAAAAAAAGCAGTTGTATAGATGGAAAAGATGATGTCAGAGAATGCAGCAAAAAAGAATCAGACTGA